The following are encoded together in the Lathyrus oleraceus cultivar Zhongwan6 chromosome 3, CAAS_Psat_ZW6_1.0, whole genome shotgun sequence genome:
- the LOC127130697 gene encoding uncharacterized protein LOC127130697, whose amino-acid sequence MRVAVERELGKEAVEVKEVMDLIKNDGLMKTVVALPQCFDGQLSSFLPQPSPIYTQSEPTTSTTNPSDTHTSNPPSPPLQKFNLTTTILPISEAQLFNEPISPPSSTPSSPPYFNISFDSEQSEPSDPQSHTLAQLQARVLSTQNPYEPETTILSPSEHPPTPPSEPHIETPYENPITQQSEPPTETILISPAPIPPAFEPEPTFPTLEEAIVLFNESLVEKIISMSENSRISDDPSTVRFHWNRVIRWMTYEAFKLKGLSEQVRNDFIREAGERLQARLAREAGERARREAEEKARLEEEEKEREATEKTADEPAAAEAETNAKADAEEAARIATEEAAKAKDDALTQRDSSHSDFAPLVLKTLEELQKEEQIVRERLDQQDSVNSNIYNLLTQLLQRMPPPPNL is encoded by the exons aTGAGGGTAGCTGTTGAAAGGGAGCTGGGAAAGGAGGCTGTAGAAGTGAAGGAAGTGATGGATTTGATTAAGAATGATGGTCTGATGAAAACTGTTGTTGCTTTGCCCCAATGTTTTGATGG GCAATTGTCTTCTTTCTTACCTCAACCATCCCCAATATACACACAATCTGAACCCACAACCTCCACCACAAATCCTTCTGATACTCATACCTCTAACCCACCCTCACCTCCCCTTCAAAAATTCAATCTAACCACCACAATACTACCAATATCTGAAGCTCAATTATTCAATGAACCCATATCACCACCCTCCTCCACTCCCTCATCTCCACCCTACTTTAACATTTCATTTGACTCTGAACAATCTGAACCATCTGACCCTCAATCCCATACTCTTGCACAACTTCAGGCTCGCGTCCTCTCCACTCAAAACCCATATGAGCCAGAAACCACCATCCTTTCCCCTTCTGAACACCCACCTACACCACCCTCTGAACCTCACATAGAAACTCCCTATGAAAACCCTATTACCCAACAATCTGAACCTCCCACTGAAACCATCCTCATATCACCAGCACCTATACCTCCCGCCTTTGAACCTGAACCCACCTTCCCCACTCTGGAAGAGGCAATCGTCTTATTTAATGAGTCTTTAGTGGAAAAGATCATATCAATGTCTGAAAACTCTAgaatcagtgatgatccttctACAGTGAGGTTTCACTGGAATAGAGTAATCAGATGGATGACATATGAGGCCTTCAAGCTGAAAGGactctctgaacaagtcagaaacgacttcatcagagaaGCTGGAGAGAGGTTACAGGCCCGTCTGGCCAGAGAGGCAGGGGAGAGAGCTCGTAGAGAAGCTGAGGAAAAAGCCCGCTtggaagaagaagagaaagaaagagaAGCTACAGAAAAGACCGCCGATGAGcctgctgctgctgaagctgaaacCAATGCCAAGGCTGACGCTGAAGAAGCAGCACGCATTGCTACGGAAGAGGCTGCCAAGGCTAAGGACGATGCTCTGACTCAGAGGGATTCATCTCACTCTGACTTTGCTCCACTTGTGTTGAAGACTCTGGAAGAACTACAAAAAGAGGAACAAATTGTGAGAGAAAGATTGGATCAACAAGACTCTGTCAACTCCAACATTTATAACTTGTTGACTCAGttgcttcagaggatgcctcctcctccgaACCTTTAG